A section of the Verrucomicrobium sp. GAS474 genome encodes:
- a CDS encoding septal ring lytic transglycosylase RlpA family protein — protein MKLPFLPSALIVATLISLPFLGCSSTSGNVTASWYGKENHQGPTASGERFDMYGYTAAHRTLPMGTILSVRNPKNGKTVRVTVTDRGPFVSGRDIDLSYGAAKELGIIQSGVADLSITKVGYDERYAKYWKKGHAPTVTAAASSAPADSAAVPSAVSDKN, from the coding sequence ATGAAACTTCCCTTCCTCCCCTCCGCCCTGATCGTCGCCACCCTGATCTCCCTCCCCTTCCTCGGGTGCTCCTCGACCAGCGGGAACGTGACGGCGTCGTGGTACGGGAAGGAAAACCACCAGGGCCCCACGGCCAGCGGGGAGCGCTTCGACATGTACGGCTACACCGCCGCCCATCGCACCCTCCCGATGGGGACGATCCTCTCGGTCCGCAACCCGAAGAACGGCAAGACCGTCCGGGTGACGGTCACCGACCGCGGCCCCTTCGTCTCGGGCCGCGACATCGATCTCTCCTACGGCGCGGCGAAGGAACTCGGCATCATCCAGTCGGGCGTCGCCGACCTCTCGATCACGAAGGTCGGCTACGACGAACGCTATGCGAAATATTGGAAGAAGGGCCACGCGCCGACCGTGACCGCGGCGGCTTCCTCGGCCCCGGCCGATTCGGCCGCCGTCCCCTCGGCGGTCTCCGACAAGAATTGA
- a CDS encoding cytochrome c encodes MSDLSPPVPPSAPRWLTLLAGIAGLWALSYLFLYNGGFDGATVDENATFAAAGDAGGEADPVAMGKKLYRRNCLACHGAEGRGLPGQYPPLAGSEIVLSKEGFGENHLAWIVLDGLVGPVRVAGAPQCNGAMVPWKGYFDDAKLAAVLTYIRQEWGNAAPPIAPEGVAAARAASDAGARRGPWTIPALLQHPAEALPQGPLPVAPKKESGTPP; translated from the coding sequence GTGAGCGATCTTTCTCCTCCTGTTCCTCCCTCCGCCCCGCGCTGGCTGACCCTCCTCGCCGGGATCGCGGGGCTGTGGGCGCTGAGCTATCTCTTCCTCTACAACGGCGGGTTCGACGGCGCGACGGTCGACGAGAACGCGACCTTCGCCGCGGCAGGCGACGCGGGCGGCGAGGCCGATCCGGTGGCGATGGGGAAGAAGCTCTACCGCCGGAACTGCCTCGCCTGCCACGGCGCGGAGGGGCGGGGCCTGCCGGGGCAATATCCGCCGCTGGCGGGATCGGAGATCGTCCTCTCGAAGGAGGGCTTCGGGGAGAACCACCTCGCGTGGATCGTCCTCGACGGCCTCGTCGGGCCGGTGCGGGTGGCGGGCGCGCCGCAGTGCAACGGGGCGATGGTGCCGTGGAAGGGCTATTTCGACGACGCGAAGCTGGCGGCGGTCCTGACCTACATCCGGCAGGAGTGGGGGAACGCCGCGCCGCCGATCGCCCCGGAAGGGGTCGCGGCGGCGAGGGCGGCCTCGGACGCCGGGGCGCGGCGGGGACCGTGGACGATCCCGGCGCTGCTGCAGCATCCCGCGGAGGCGTTGCCGCAGGGCCCTCTTCCCGTCGCCCCCAAAAAAGAGTCAGGCACCCCTCCGTGA
- a CDS encoding O-antigen ligase family protein, with amino-acid sequence MEPDVVVSPFAKPRAAKLAPGSVVGAALIVLLLAVGVTVLGGARTWILLPMFGLAAGLILLQFGRIAAGPGLGIGRLVRPDVIDALAFLFLAYATIRYATAPIEYTARIEWMTILSGGIVFWTARYGLVRSGHGLIILWGLTGIAFAEALFSIWLSFNPDFKVWGETLNIHYYPRFLGSFGCPNHYGAFLYMGTFSALALAFFLPQEHRLPKLLLLLAAVTMAFGVAFSLSRGSWIGFFAGFVVFAIFCVKNGKIPAKGAWIAVGGLLLLAGAWALISPDVQGRLSEMTAHLSTLGGNQSLDGYIRIVLAHDAWRIICDYFWFGSGPGTFAFLHPRYQDALYSTLAIYPHDDYLNTWSDYGFVGFLLAFGFANAVVAAMWLRVRSRRSGSWGRRALLGAGLASWTALMLHETLDFNFHIPVDALAGLTLAGLALRANGGEAAVSYEGKWAKRTAKIAAVAGVFLSCFFVARLTETARGYYPFFRIDAQKGEAIFPEAEIALTEALRFDPRAWEAQALLGDYCRAEAVKQADEKDRMDLAQKAVTAYLGAIALNPYDDGLLVRLGLTYDEMGRFDEAYIAYSKAIARRPYNGFYHAYLGLHFWRRGGMKNFVRAEKEFETGRNCPYGQETAFAYQKQFAQYRLQMAAQAPVPPAPAATPTSTPVAPAPTAEEKGAVPEEADPAK; translated from the coding sequence ATGGAGCCCGACGTCGTCGTATCCCCCTTCGCGAAACCCCGCGCCGCCAAGCTGGCCCCGGGCTCGGTCGTCGGCGCGGCGCTGATCGTCCTCCTCCTGGCCGTCGGCGTCACGGTCCTCGGCGGGGCGCGGACCTGGATCCTCCTCCCGATGTTCGGCCTCGCGGCGGGGCTGATCCTGCTCCAGTTCGGCCGGATCGCCGCCGGGCCGGGGCTCGGCATCGGGCGGCTGGTGCGGCCCGACGTGATCGACGCCCTCGCCTTCCTCTTCCTCGCCTACGCGACGATCCGCTACGCCACGGCCCCGATCGAGTACACGGCGAGGATCGAGTGGATGACGATCCTCTCCGGCGGCATCGTCTTCTGGACGGCGCGCTACGGCCTGGTCCGCTCCGGCCACGGGCTGATCATCCTCTGGGGCCTCACGGGGATCGCCTTCGCCGAGGCCCTCTTCTCCATCTGGCTTTCCTTCAATCCCGATTTCAAGGTCTGGGGGGAGACCCTCAACATCCATTACTATCCCCGCTTCCTCGGCTCCTTCGGCTGCCCGAACCATTACGGGGCCTTCCTCTACATGGGGACCTTCTCCGCCCTCGCCCTCGCTTTTTTCCTGCCGCAGGAGCACCGGCTCCCGAAGCTCCTCCTCCTGCTGGCGGCGGTGACGATGGCCTTCGGCGTCGCGTTCTCCCTCTCCCGGGGGAGCTGGATCGGGTTCTTCGCGGGCTTCGTCGTCTTCGCGATCTTCTGCGTGAAGAACGGGAAGATTCCGGCGAAGGGGGCGTGGATCGCGGTCGGCGGGCTCCTCCTCCTCGCGGGCGCCTGGGCGCTCATCTCCCCCGACGTCCAGGGCCGCCTCTCGGAGATGACCGCCCATCTCTCGACCCTCGGCGGGAACCAGTCCCTCGACGGCTATATCCGCATCGTCCTGGCGCACGACGCCTGGCGGATCATCTGCGACTACTTCTGGTTCGGCTCCGGTCCCGGCACCTTCGCCTTCCTCCATCCCCGCTACCAGGACGCCCTCTACAGCACGCTGGCGATCTACCCCCACGACGACTACCTCAACACGTGGAGCGATTACGGCTTTGTCGGTTTCCTCCTCGCCTTCGGCTTCGCCAATGCCGTGGTGGCGGCGATGTGGCTCCGGGTCCGGTCGCGGCGGAGCGGGTCGTGGGGCCGCCGGGCGCTGCTCGGCGCGGGCCTCGCCTCGTGGACGGCGCTGATGCTCCACGAGACGCTCGACTTCAACTTCCACATCCCCGTCGACGCCCTCGCGGGGCTGACCCTCGCGGGCCTCGCCCTGCGGGCGAACGGCGGGGAGGCGGCGGTCTCCTACGAGGGGAAGTGGGCGAAGCGGACGGCGAAGATCGCCGCCGTCGCGGGGGTCTTCCTCTCCTGCTTCTTCGTCGCCCGCCTCACCGAGACCGCGCGGGGATATTATCCTTTCTTCCGCATCGATGCGCAGAAGGGCGAGGCGATCTTCCCCGAGGCCGAGATCGCCCTCACCGAGGCGCTCCGCTTCGATCCCCGGGCCTGGGAGGCGCAGGCGCTGCTCGGCGACTATTGCCGGGCCGAGGCGGTGAAGCAGGCCGACGAGAAGGACCGGATGGACCTCGCGCAGAAGGCCGTCACCGCCTACCTCGGCGCGATCGCCCTCAATCCCTACGACGACGGCCTCCTGGTCCGCCTCGGCCTGACCTACGACGAGATGGGACGCTTCGACGAGGCCTACATCGCCTACTCAAAGGCGATCGCGCGGCGGCCTTACAACGGGTTTTATCACGCCTACCTCGGCCTCCATTTCTGGCGGCGCGGGGGAATGAAGAACTTCGTCCGGGCCGAAAAGGAATTCGAGACGGGCCGGAATTGCCCCTACGGGCAGGAGACGGCCTTCGCCTATCAGAAGCAGTTCGCCCAATACCGGCTGCAGATGGCCGCCCAGGCCCCCGTCCCGCCCGCACCGGCGGCGACGCCGACCTCGACTCCCGTCGCCCCCGCGCCGACGGCGGAGGAGAAGGGCGCGGTCCCCGAAGAGGCCGACCCCGCGAAGTAA